Genomic DNA from Nocardioides aquaticus:
GCCCGCCCGGCCGCTGCTCGACGAGACCGTCGCGCGGGTGGGTGGCGAGCGGCCGCTGATGGTGGGCGACCGGCTCGACACCGACATCGAGGGCGGCACCGCCGTCGGCGTCGACACGCTGCTCGTCCTCACCGGGGTCACCGGGCTCGGCGAGCTCGTCACCGCCCCGGCCGAGCAGCGGCCGACGTACGTCTCGGCCGACCTCGGCGGCCTGCACGTCGCCCACCAGGAGCCCGAGGCCCCGCGCGACGGCGACGACACGTGGCAGCACGCCGGCTGGGCGGCCCGGACGACCGACGGTCGGCTCGTGGTCGAGGGCGACGGCACCGTCGACGCGTGGTGGCAGCTCGTCGCCGCGGCAGCCTGGGCCCACCTCGACGCCACCGGGGAGCCCGTGGCCACCGACGCGCTCCAGGAGCCGTGAGCGCGGTACGCCCGCCGCTAGGCTGAGACCATGACCCAGCAGGAGGCGACCAGCCCCGCACCGGCCCCACCGGCCCCGCCGACCACCGGCGTCGCCGGCGTCGACGCGGTGCTCGGCGACCTGGCGACGGCCTTCGACCTCCCCGTCGCCGAGCAGTCGGCGGCGGTCGAGCAGGCCCACGACCGGCTGCGCCGGGCTCTCGACGAGCCCGACCCGGCCGGCTGAACGGCACCCGGTGCCCCCACGGCGCCTGCGCCTCGACGCCGAGCTGGTCCGGCGTGGCCTCGCCCGCAGCCGCGAGCACGCCGCCACCCTGGTGGCCGACGGGCGGGTGAAGGTCGGCGGCATGGTCGCCCGCAAGCCCGCGACCGGGGTGAGCACCGACGTGGCGCTCGTGGTGTCGGTCGACGACGACCGTCCCGACTACGTCTCCCGCGGCGGGCACAAGCTGGCCGGCGCCCTGGACGACCTCGCCGCCCACGGGCTGCGGGCCGCCGGCCGGCGGGTGCTCGACGCCGGCGCCTCGACGGGAGGCTTCACCGACGTCCTCCTGCGCGCCGGCGCCGCGGAGGTGGTGGCCGTGGACGTGGGCTACGGGCAGCTGGCCTGGCGCCTGCAGCAGGACGATCGGGTCCGCGTGCACGACCGCACCAACGTGCGCGACGTGACCCCCGCGCTGGTGGGTGGTCCGGTCGACCTCGTCGTCGGCGACCTCTCCTTCATCTCGCTGCGGCTGCTGCTCGAGGCCCTGGTCGGCGTCACCGAGCCGGACGGCGACCTCCTGCTCATGGTCAAGCCGCAGTTCGAGGTCGGCAAGGACCGCGTCGGCAAGGGCGGCGTGGTCCGGGACCCGGACCTGCGCGCCGAGACCGTCGTCGCGGTCTGCGCGGCCGCCGCACGCCTCGGCCGCGGCGTGGTCGGCCTGACCACCAGCAAGCTGCCCGGCCCGTCGGGCAACGTGGAGTTCTTCGTGTGGCTGCGCCAGGGGCCGCCCCTGCTCGACGACGAGACGCTGGCCGCGGCCGTCGCCGCCCAGCAGACCCGGGTCGGAACCGCCGGCCCGGCCCTGCCCGACGCGGCGCCCCCCGGGGCGTCGGGACCGGGTGAGAGAGTGGAGGAGTGAGCCAGACCGAGGACAGCCCGCCCGCCGCACGCCGGGTGCTGCTGCTCGCGCACACCGGCAGGGAGGCCGCCCGGGAGGTCGCCCTCGAGGCGCTGGAGGCCCTGACCGCCCAGGGCATCGTGGTCCGCCTGCTCGACGACGAGGCCGCCGACCTCGGTGTCGACGCGTCCCGGCCCGGCGTCGAGCTGACCACCTCCGCCGACGACGCCAGCCGCGACTGCGAGCTCACCCTGGTCGTCGGCGGGGACGGCACGATCCTGCGCGCGGCCGAGATCACCCGCGCCAGCGGCACCCCGATCCTCGGCATCAACCTCGGCCACGTCGGGTTCCTCGCCGAGGCCGAGCACGACGACGTGGCCTCGACCATCGCCGCGATCGTGGCGCGCGCCTACACCACCGAGGACCGGATGACCCTCGACGTGCGCGTGCTGCGCGGTGGCGAGGAGGTCGCCCGCACCTTCGCGGTCAACGAGGCGTCGGTGGAGAAGGCCTCGCGGCAGCGGATGCTCGAGGTGGTGGTCGAGATCGACGGCCGCCCGCTGTCGCGGTGGGGCTGCGACGGCGTCGTGTGCGCCACGCCGACCGGGTCCACCGCCTACAACTTCAGCGCCGGGGGCCGGTGGTGTGGCCGTCGGTCGAGGCGCTGCTGATGGTGCCGATCAGCGCCCACGCCCTGTTCGCCCGGCCGCTGGTCGCCGCTCCCGACTCGTTGCTGGCCGTCGAGGTGCTGGACCGGGCCGAGGGCGCCGGCGTGCTGTGGTGCGACGGCCGGCGTGCCGTCGACCTGCCGCCCGGCGCCCGGATCGAGGTCCGCCGTGGTGCGTCGCCCCTCCGTCTGGTGCGCCTGACCGACTCCCCGTTCACCGACCGCCTGGTGGCCAAGTTCGGGCTGCCCGTCGCCGGCTGGCGAGGCGCTGCGGAGCGTCGGTCACGCCACCTCGAGACCGTGCCGACGGGGGAGGGCCCGTGATCGAGGAGATCCGGATCAGCTCCCTCGGAGTCATCGACTCCTCCAGCCTGGAGCTGGGCCCGGGCCTGACCGTCGTCACCGGCGAGACCGGCGCCGGCAAGACGATGGTGGTGACCGCGCTCGGCCTGCTGCTCGGCGGCCGCGCCGACAGCGGGTCCGTACGCTCCGGCGCGCGGCAGGCCCGGGTCGAGGGCGTCGTGGCCGTGGGCTCCCTGCCCGGCTTCGCCGCCGCGGTCGACGCCGCCGGTGGCGAGGTCGAGGACGACCGGGTCGTGCTGGCCCGCAACGTCGCCGCCGAGGGCCGCTCCCGGGCGTACGTCGGCGGGGCCAGCGTCCCGGTCGCCACGCTGACCGGGCTCGCCCAGCCGCTGGTGGCCGTGCACGGCCAGTCCGACCAGCACCGGCTGCTGCAGCCCCGGACCCAGCGCGAGGCGCTCGACCGGTTCGGCGGGCCGCCCGTCCAGGACCTGGTCGCCGAGCACGGCGCGGGCTGGTCCCGGCTGCAGCAGGTCGAGCGGGAGCTCGAGGAGACCGTCGCCTCGGCCCGGGAGCGGGCCCGCGAGGCCGACCTCCTGCGCTTCGGGCTCGCCGAGGTCGAGGCCGTCGCGCCCGAGCCCGGGGAGGACGTCTCCCTGGCCGCCGAGGAGTCCCGGCTGGGCAACAGCGACACCCTGCTGACGGCCGCCGAGCAGGCCCGCGAGGCGCTGTCCAGCGAGAACGGCGGCCCCGACGCGATGGCCGCGGTCGCCGCCGGCCGGGGCGCCCTCGAGCAGGTGCGCGTCCACGACCGCGAGGCCGCTGACCTCGCCGACCGGCTGGCCGAGGTCGGCTACCTGCTCTCCGACGTGGCCGCCGACGTGGCCTCTTACGCCAGCCGCGTCGACGTCGACCCGTCCCGGCTCGCCGCCGTCTCGGAGCGGCGCGCCGCGCTCACCGCGCTGACCCGCAAGTACGGCGAGACCGTCGAGGAGGTCCTGGCCTGGGCCGAGCAGGCCTCGGTCCGGCTGCTCGACCTCGACGGGACCGACGAGCGCATCGACGCCCTGCGCGACGAGCGCGACGCCCTGCGCGACGAGCTGGGCGACGTGGCCGGACGCCTCTCGGCCGCCCGGTCGGCCGCGGCCCTGCGGCTGGGCACCACCGTCACCACCGAGCTCGGCGGCCTCGCGATGCCGCACGCCCGCCTCGAGGTCGCCGTGCGGCGCACCCCGACCGGCGCCGACGACCCCGCCGGGCTCCCTGTCGACGGCGAGCACCTCCACGCGGGCGCCCACGGCGTCGACGACGTCGAGCTGCTGCTCGCCGCCAACACCGGCAGCGAGCCGCGTCCGTTGCACAAGGGCGCCTCGGGCGGTGAGCTGTCCCGCGTGATGCTCGCCGTGGAGGTCGCCCTGGCCGGCACCAGCCCGGTGCCCACCTTCGTCTTCGACGAGGTCGACGCCGGCGTCGGCGGGACCGCCGCGGTCGAGATCGGACGGCGCCTGGCGGCGCTGGCGCGCACCTCCCAGGTCGTCGTCGTCACCCACCTGCCGCAGGTGGCGGCCTACGCCGACCGGCACGTCGTGGTGCGCAAGTCCTCCGACGGCACGGTCACCAGCTCCGGGCTGACCCTGCTCGACGAGACCGGCCGCGAGCGCGAGCTCTCCCGCATGCTGGCCGGCCTGACGGAGTCCGACACCGGGCTCGCCCACGCCCGCGAGCTGCTCGAGGTCGCGCAGCCCGCACGAGCCCTGCAACCCTGAGCATCCCGGCTGGGATAGGATCGAGTCCCGTGAAGGTGCAGGGAGTGGAACCGACCAAGCACGTGTTCGTGACCGGGGGTGTCGCCTCGTCCCTCGGGAAGGGGCTGACGGCCTCCAGCCTCGGCCGTCTCCTGCGATCGCGGGGGCTGCGGGTGACGATGCAGAAGCTCGACCCGTACCTCAACGTGGACCCCGGGACGATGAACCCGTTCCAGCACGGCGAGGTGTTCGTGACCAACGACGGGGCCGAGACCGACCTCGACATCGGCCACTACGAGCGGTTCCTCGACACCGACCTCGGGCAGATCGCCAACGTCACGACCGGCCAGGTCTACTCGAGCGTGATCGCCAAGGAGCGCCGCGGCGACTACCTCGGCGACACCGTCCAGGTGATCCCGCACATCACCAACGAGATCAAGGACCGGATCCTGGCGATGGGCGGGCACGCCCCCGCCGGCCAGGAGCCCGACGAGCCGGTCGACGTCGTGATCACCGAGGTCGGCGGCACGGTCGGCGACATCGAGTCGCTGCCGTTCCTCGAGGCGGCCCGCCAGGTCCGCCACGACATCGGCCGGGCCAACTGCTTCTTCCTCCACGTCTCCCTGGTGCCCTACATCGGTCCGTCGAAGGAGCTGAAGACCAAGCCCACGCAGCACTCCGTCGCCGCGCTGCGCCAGGTCGGCATCCAGCCCGACGCCGTCGTCTGCCGCGCCGACCGTGAGCTGCCGGACTCGATCAAGCGCAAGATCTCGCTGATGTGCGACGTCGACGAGGACGCCGTGGTCACCGCCGCCGACGCCCCCTCGATCTACGACATCCCCAAGGTGCTGCACCGCGAGGGCCTCGACGCCTACGTCGTGCGCCGCCTCGACCTGCCGTTCCGCGACGTCGACTGGACCCTGTGGGACGACCTGCTGCGCCGGGTGCACCACCCGCGCGAGGAGATCACGATCGCGCTGGTCGGCAAGTACGTCGACCTGCCCGACGCCTACCTGTCGGTGGCCGAGGCGCTGCGCGCGGGCGGCTTCGCCCACGAGGCCAAGGTCAACCTGGAGTGGGTGCCCTCCGACGAGTGCGACACCCCGGCCGGTGCGGCGCGCCGCCTCCAGGACGTCGACGCGATCTGCGTGCCCGGCGGGTTCGGCATCCGCGGGATCGAGGGGAAGCTCGGCGCGCTGACCTACGCCCGCACCCACGGGATCCCCACGCTCGGGCTGTGCCTGGGCCTGCAGTGCCTGGTGATCGAGTACTCCCGCAGCGTGCTGGGCCTGGAGAAGGCCGGGTCGACCGAGTTCGACCCCGGCACCCCGGAGCCGGTCATCGCCACGATGGAGGAGCAGAAGTCCTTCGTCGAGGGCGAGGGCGACCTCGGCGGCACGATGCGTCTGGGTCTCTACCCGGCCGACCTGCTGGCCGGCTCGGTCGTGCGGGAGGCATACGGCGCCGCCCGCGTGGAGGAGCGCCACCGTCACCGCTACGAGGTGAACAACGCCTACCGCGACCAGCTCCAGGACGCCGGCCTGGTCTTCTCGGGCGTGAACCCCGACCTCGACCTGGTGGAGTTCGTCGAGCTGCCCCGCGACGTGCACCCGTACTACGTCGCCACCCAGGCCCACCCCGAGCTCCGCTCGCGTCCGACCCGTCCGCACCCGCTGTTCGTGGGCCTGGTCGGCGCCGCCATCGAGCGCCAGCGCGAGCTGCGCCTGGAGATCGACGACCGCGGGCTGCGCCGCGAGCCGGAGCCGGAGGAGGCGTGAGCGAGCACCCGCCGCTGGCCGACAGCCCGGAGTCCTGGCCGGTCGACTCCACCCGTGACCTGCACCGCGACCACTGGGTGATGTCGCTGCGCGAGGACCGGATCCGCCGACCCGCGCACCCCGAGGACGAGCCGTTCCGGCGGCTGGTCCTCGAGCACCCCGGCGCGGTGATCGTGCTCGCGGTCGACGACCAGGACCGGGTGCGGTGCCTGTGGCAGTACCGCCACGCCGCGCACCGGCTCTTCGTCGAGCTGCCGGCCGGGCTGATGGACGAGGGCGACGAGACCCCCGAGCAGGTCGCCCGGCGCGAGCTGCGCGAGGAGACCGGCCTCGAGGCCACCGGCTGGACGCACCTGACGACCACGTGGTCGTCCCCGGGGATCTCGGAGGAGGTCATGCACCACTTCCTGGCCACGGGCCTCACCGACGTGGGGCGCGGCGACTTCGAGCCGGCCCACGAGGAGGCCGAGATGGTCGCCGGGTGGGTGCCGTTCGCCGACCTGGTCGAGGCCGTCCTGGACGGCCGGGTCGGGGACGGCCCGCTGGTCGTCGCGGTGCTGGCGGCCCATGCCCGTGGGCTCGTCGGAGGGCCCCGCTAGGGTCGTCGCGCCCCCGGTCCACAGCGTGGTGGACCCGGACCCGTGAAGGAGAGAGCACGATGAAGGTCGGCGTCCCGAAGGAAGTCAAGAACCACGAGTACCGCGTGGCCATCACGCCGATCGGCGTGCACGAGCTCGTCGCGCACGGCCACGACGTGCAGGTCCAGCAGGGCGCGGGGGAGGGGTCCTCGATCCCCGACGCCGAGTACGTCGCCGCCGGCGCCACGATCGTGCCCGACGCCGACGAGGTCTGGGGCGCCGCCGACCTGCTGCTCAAGGTCAAGGAGCCGGTCGCCGAGGAGTACCACCGCCTGCGCGAGGGCCTCACGCTCTTCACCTACCTGCACCTCGCCGCCGACCGCCCGCTGACCGAGGAGCTCATGTCCAGCCGGGTGACCGCGCTGGCCTACGAGACCGTCCAGCTGCCGTCGGGCTCCCTGCCGCTGCTCTACCCGATGTCGGAGGTCGCCGGCTGCCTGGCGCCGCAGGTCGGCGCCCACGCGCTGCTCAAGGCACAAGGCGGGCGCGGCGTGCTGATGGGAGGCGTCGGCGGGGTCGCCAACGCCAAGGTCGTCGTGATCGGTGCCGGTGTGTCCGGCCAGAACGCCGCCAACATCGCGCTCGGCATGGGCGCCGACGTCACCCTGCTCGACACCGACCTCGACAAGCTGCGGATGTCGTTCTGGCGCTACGACAACCGGGTCCAGGGCCTGGCCTCCTCCCGGCTCACCGTGGCCCAGCAGGTCATGGACGCCGACCTGGTGATCGGCGCCGTGCTGATCCCGGGCGCCAAGGCCCCCACGCTGGTCAGCAACGACCTGGTGGCGCAGATGAAGCCCGGCTCGGTGCTGGTCGACATCGCCGTCGACCAGGGCGGGTGCTTCGAGGACACCCGACCGACCACCCACGACGACCCCACCTTCACGGTGCACGGCTCGACGTTCTACTGCGTAGCCAACATGCCCGGTGCGGTGCCCAGCACCTCGACCTACGCCCTGACCAACGCCACGCTGCCCTACACCGTGGCGCTGGCCAACAAGGGCTGGGCCGACGCCTCGCGCACCGACCGCAGCCTGGCCCTGGGCCTCAACACCCACGCCGGCGCGCTCACCAACGGACCCGTCGGCGAGGCGTGGGACATCCTCGCCGTCTCGCTCGACGAGGTCCTGGCCTGAGCGAGCGGTGAGCGCCGTCGCCACCGACCCGGGGACCGGGACCGATCCCGGTCCCGGTCCCGGGCCCGGTCGGGCCGCGGTGGCCGTGCGCACCTACCTCGACCACCTCGGCGTCGAGAAGGGCTTGGCGGCCAACACCCTGAGCTCCTACCGCCGCGACCTGCGCCGCTACCTGGCCCACCTGGACGCCGTCGGGGTCCACGACCTCGACGCCGTCTCGGAGGCCACCGTCACCGAGTTCCTGGCCCGCTTGCGCGAGGGTGACGCCGAGCACCCGCCGCTCGCGGCGGCCTCGGCCGCCCGCACGGTCGTCGCCGTCCGCGGGTTCCACCGCTTCGCCCTGGCCGACGGGCTGGCCTCGCACGACCCGGCGGCGGCCGTACGACCCCCGGCGCCGGGCAAGCGGCTGCCCAAGGCGCTGCCGCTGTCCGACGTGGAGGCGATCGTGGAGGCCGCCGGCGCCCCGGGCACCCCGCTGGCGCTGCGTGACCGCGCCCTGCTCGAGCTGCTCTACGGCACCGGGGCCCGGATCTCCGAGGCGGTCGGCCTCGACGTCGACGACGTGCAGGAGGTGGTCGACCTCCCGCCCGGTGAGGGGGCGCTGCTGCTGCGCGGCAAGGGCGGCAAGGAGCGGCTGGTGCCCGTCGGGTCGTACGCCCGCGAGGCCCTGGCGGCCTACCTCGTGCGCGGGCGGCCGGCGCTCGTGGAGCGGGCCGGGCCGGCGCTGTTCCTCAACGCCCGGGGCGGGAGGCTCTCGCGGCAGTCGGCCTGGGCGGCGCTGGTGAAGGCCGCCGAGCGGGCCGGGGTCACCCGGGAGGTCTCCCCGCACACCCTCCGGCACTCCTTCGCCACCCACCTGCTCGACGGCGGCGCCGACGTCCGGGTCGTCCAGGAGCTGCTCGGTCACGCCTCGGTGACCACCACCCAGGTCTACACGCTGGTCACCGTCGACAACCTGCGCGAGGTCTTCGCCACCGCGCACCCCCGGGCCCGCGGATGAGCGCCGACGCCGACGAGGTCCTCGAGCAGGTCGTCACCTGGGCCGCCGGACGCGGGCTGGAGCTCTACCCGCACCAGGAGGAGGCCGTGATCGAGCTGCTCTCGGGCAGCAACGTGGTGCTGGCCACGCCGACCGGCTCGGGCAAGTCCCTGGTGGCCGTCGGGGCGCTGATGGCCGCGATGGCCGACGACCGGGTCGGGTTCTACACCGCCCCGATCAAGGCGCTGGTCAGCGAGAAGTTCTTCGAGCTGTGCGAGGTCTTCGGCGCCGACGACGTCGGGCTGCTGACCGGCGACGCCGCGGTCAACCCCGACGCCCCCATCATCTGCTGCACCGCCGAGGTGCTGGCCAACATCGCGCTGCGGGAGGGTGCCTCCGCCGACGTCGGCCTCGTGGTGATGGACGAGTTCCACTTCTACTCCGAGCCCGAGCGGGGGTGGGCCTGGCAGGTGCCGCTGATCGAGCTGCCGCAGGCCCAGGTGCTGCTGATGTCGGCCACGCTCGGCGACGTCACCGACCTGGCCGCCGACCTCGAGCGGCGCAGCGGACGCCCGACCGCGGTCGTCGACGACGCCGAGCGGCCGGTGCCGCTGACCTTCAGCTGGGCCACCACGCACGTCCCCGAGACGCTGGAGGAGCTGGTCGAGACCCACCAGACCCCCGTCTACGTCGTCCACTTCACCCAGGCGGCCGCCGTCGAGCACGCCAGCAACCTGCTCAACGCCTCCTGGCTCACCGCGCGCAGCGACGAGGCCAAGGCGCAGGCCGCCACCCGGGCCGAGCGGCTGGCCGGGTTCCGCTTCGGTGCCGGGTTCGGCAAGACCCTGTCCAAGCTGCTGCGCCGCGGGGTCGGGGTGCACCACGCGGGGATGCTGCCGCGCTACCGCCGGCTGGTGGAGCAGCTGGCCCAGGCCGGCCTCCTCGCCGTCATCTGCGGCACCGACACGCTCGGCGTCGGCATCAACGTGCCGATCCGTACCGTGATGTTCACCGGCCTGGCGAAGTACGACGGTCGCCGCCAGCGGGTGCTGCGCACCCGGGAGTTCCTGCAGATCGCCGGGCGGGCCGGACGGGCCGGCTTCGACACCGCCGGCTCCGTGGTCGTCCAGGCGCCCGAGCACGTCATCGACAACGAGAAGGCCAAGGCCAAGGCCGACGCCAAGAACGCCGCGATGAGCGAGGAGAAGCAGGCCAAGCGCAAGAGCAAGGCCCAGCTGCGCAAGCCCCCCGAGGGCGCCGTGGTGTGGTCGGAGCAGACCTTCGAGAAGCTCGTCGCCGGGGTGCCGGAGAAGCTCGTCTCGCGGATGAAGGTCGACAACGCGATGCTGGTCAACGTCCTGTCCCGCGAGGAGGACGCGTTCGTCGTGCTGAGGCGGCTGCTCACCGACAACCACGAGGACCGCCGCAGCCAGCTGCGGCTGTGCCGCCGGGCGCTGCGGCTGGCCCGCAGCCTGGTGGCCTCCGGCGTGCTGACCCGCCTCGACGAGGTCGACGAGCACGGGCGGCGCTACGTGATGACCGTCGACCTGCCGCTCGACTTCGCCCTCAACCAGCCGCTGGCCCACTTCGCGCTCGAGGCGATCGCGATGCTCGACCCCGACGCGGAGCACCACGCCCTCGACGTGGTGTCGGTGGCCGAGGCCGTGCTCGAGGTCCCGCGCCAGATCCTCTTCGCCCAGCAGAACCGCGCCAAGGGCGAGGCCCTGGCGGAGATGAAGGCCGACGGCCTGGAGTACGACGAGCGGATGGCGCTGCTCGACGAGGTCAGCTGGCCCCAGCCGCTGCGCGAGGGGCTGGAGGCGGCCTACGAGCTGTACCGCGGCGCGCACCCCTGGCTGCCGGAGGACGCACTGTCACCGGCGTCGGTGGTGCGCGAGATGTGGGAGCAGGGGATGAGCTTCACCGACGTCGTCTCGCGCTACCAGCTGGCGCGCTCCGAGGGGCTGGTGCTGCGCTACCTCACCGACGCCTACCGGTTCCTGCGCCAGACCGTGCCCGAGGCGGCGCGCAGCCCCGAGCTCGAGGACCTCGAGGCGTGGCTGGGCGAGACCGTGCGTCAGACCGACTCCTCGCTGCTCGACGAGTGGGAGGCGATGACCGACCCCGACGCGGTCGCGCGGACGGTCACCGACACCTCCGGGGCCCGCCCGCCGCGCCCGCTCTCGGAGCAGGGACGCGTCTTCGAGGTGATGGTCCGCAACGCCATGTGGCGCCGGGTCGAGCTGGTCGCCCGCGACGACCTGGACGGGCTGATGACCCTGGAGCGGGCGGCGGCCGACCGGCTGGACCCCGCGCGCGCGGTCGTGATGACGCGCAGCCGGTGGGACGAGGCGATCGAGTCCTACTTCGCCGAGCACGACGAGGTGCGGACCGACGGAGATGCCCGCGGGCCCGACCTCCTCCGGGTCACGGAGGAGGTCGGGACGCCCGCAGGCGCCGACGAGGACGTGGAGGCCCGTCTGTGGCGGGTGACCCAGACGATCCACGACCCCGCCGACCACCACGACTGGGTCGTGGAGGCTGTGGCGGACCTGGACGCCGGCGACGAGGTGGGCGAGCTGGTGCTCGCCACCACCTCGATGCGCCGGCTGTAACCGGGCCTCAGGCCGAGCGGGACTCCCCCAGGAACGGGTAGTCGGTGTAGCCCTCCGCGCCGCCGCCGTAGAAGGTGTCGCCGTTCGGCTCGTTGAGCTCGGCGCCCTGCTTCCAGCGCTCGGCCAGGTCGGGGTTGGCGATGTACTCGCGACCCACGGCGACCAGGTCGCCGAGGCCCTCGTCGAGCACGGACTCGACGTCGGCGAGCTGGGTGACGTCGGCGAAGCCCGAGTTCAGGATGGTCGGCCCGCCGAAGCGCTTGCGCAGGTCGGTCACCAGCTGGCTGCGCGGGTCGGCCAGGATGCTGAGGTAGGCCAGGCCGAGGTCGGCGATGCCCTCCACGAGCGAGGTGTAGGTGGCCTCGACGTCGGACGGGTCCTCCTCCAGGCAGCCCTGGATGTTGTGGGCGGGGGAGATCCGGATGCCGACCTTGTCGGCGCCGATGGCCTCGGCGACCGCGCGGGTGACCTCGACGGTGAGGCGGGCGCGGGCCTCGGGGGAGCCGCCGTACCCGTCGGTGCGGGTGTTGCTGCTCGGGGCGAGGAACTGGTGCAGCAGGTAGCCGTTGGCCGAGTGCACCTCGACGCCGTCCAGGCCGGCCTCGACGGCGCAGCGCGCGGCGTGCACGAACTCCTCGACGATGCCGGGGATCTCGTCGGTCTCCAGGGCGCGCGGCTCCACGTGGGGGACCCGGCCCTCGGCGGTGACCATCTCGCCCGGCGCGGTGAGCGCGCTCGGGGCGACGGTCTCGAGGCCCTGCTTGTTGTCCGGGTGCGCGATGCGGCCGACGTGCATCAGCTGCACGACGATCTTCCCGCCGCCGTCGTGGACGGCCTGGCCGACCTTGCGCCAGCCCTCGACCTGCTCGGGGGAGTGGATGCCGGGGGTGTTCAGGTAGCCCTGGCCGGTGGCGCTGGGCTGGGTGCCCTCGCTGATGATCAGCCCGGCCCCGGCCCGCTGGCCGTAGTAGGTCACCGCCAGGTCGGTGGGCGCCATGCCCTCGCCGGCGCGGTTGCGGGTCAGCGGCGCCATCACGAAGCGCTGCGGGAGGGTCCAGGACCCTACGGAGATGGGCTCGAACGCACGGGACACGAGGTGTCCTTTCGTCGGGGAGATGGGTAAAAGTACGACGACCTCAGCGCTCACCCCCGTCGTCTGATTCCCGCCCGTAGGGTGAGGAACATGACGCAGCAGCCCACCGACGGCGCCGGACAGCCCACCACCGAGGCCTTCGAGGTGCGCCACGCACCCGAGGAGAACCGCTACGAGGTGTGGGCCGCCGGCGAGCGGGCCGGCTTCGCCGCCTACGTGCTCGACGGGGACCGGATCACCTTCACCCACACCGAGGTCGCCGACCGCTTCGAGGGCCAGGGCGTCGGCTCCGTGCTGGTCCGCGGCGCGCTCGACGACGTCCGTCGCGGCGCCCGGCTGCGCGTGGTCGCGGAGTGCCCGTTCGTCGCGTCGTGGCTCGAGCGGCACCCCGACCAGCAGGACGTCCTCGCCGACTGACCGTGGACTGACCGCCGAGTGCCCGAGCGGCGGGCGCCGGGCAGGGAAGTCCCCGGTCGGCCGGGGACTTCCGAACATGTCGGCCTTTGCACAGGC
This window encodes:
- a CDS encoding DEAD/DEAH box helicase, whose translation is MSADADEVLEQVVTWAAGRGLELYPHQEEAVIELLSGSNVVLATPTGSGKSLVAVGALMAAMADDRVGFYTAPIKALVSEKFFELCEVFGADDVGLLTGDAAVNPDAPIICCTAEVLANIALREGASADVGLVVMDEFHFYSEPERGWAWQVPLIELPQAQVLLMSATLGDVTDLAADLERRSGRPTAVVDDAERPVPLTFSWATTHVPETLEELVETHQTPVYVVHFTQAAAVEHASNLLNASWLTARSDEAKAQAATRAERLAGFRFGAGFGKTLSKLLRRGVGVHHAGMLPRYRRLVEQLAQAGLLAVICGTDTLGVGINVPIRTVMFTGLAKYDGRRQRVLRTREFLQIAGRAGRAGFDTAGSVVVQAPEHVIDNEKAKAKADAKNAAMSEEKQAKRKSKAQLRKPPEGAVVWSEQTFEKLVAGVPEKLVSRMKVDNAMLVNVLSREEDAFVVLRRLLTDNHEDRRSQLRLCRRALRLARSLVASGVLTRLDEVDEHGRRYVMTVDLPLDFALNQPLAHFALEAIAMLDPDAEHHALDVVSVAEAVLEVPRQILFAQQNRAKGEALAEMKADGLEYDERMALLDEVSWPQPLREGLEAAYELYRGAHPWLPEDALSPASVVREMWEQGMSFTDVVSRYQLARSEGLVLRYLTDAYRFLRQTVPEAARSPELEDLEAWLGETVRQTDSSLLDEWEAMTDPDAVARTVTDTSGARPPRPLSEQGRVFEVMVRNAMWRRVELVARDDLDGLMTLERAAADRLDPARAVVMTRSRWDEAIESYFAEHDEVRTDGDARGPDLLRVTEEVGTPAGADEDVEARLWRVTQTIHDPADHHDWVVEAVADLDAGDEVGELVLATTSMRRL
- a CDS encoding alkene reductase yields the protein MSRAFEPISVGSWTLPQRFVMAPLTRNRAGEGMAPTDLAVTYYGQRAGAGLIISEGTQPSATGQGYLNTPGIHSPEQVEGWRKVGQAVHDGGGKIVVQLMHVGRIAHPDNKQGLETVAPSALTAPGEMVTAEGRVPHVEPRALETDEIPGIVEEFVHAARCAVEAGLDGVEVHSANGYLLHQFLAPSSNTRTDGYGGSPEARARLTVEVTRAVAEAIGADKVGIRISPAHNIQGCLEEDPSDVEATYTSLVEGIADLGLAYLSILADPRSQLVTDLRKRFGGPTILNSGFADVTQLADVESVLDEGLGDLVAVGREYIANPDLAERWKQGAELNEPNGDTFYGGGAEGYTDYPFLGESRSA
- a CDS encoding GNAT family N-acetyltransferase; its protein translation is MTQQPTDGAGQPTTEAFEVRHAPEENRYEVWAAGERAGFAAYVLDGDRITFTHTEVADRFEGQGVGSVLVRGALDDVRRGARLRVVAECPFVASWLERHPDQQDVLAD